Proteins encoded together in one Penaeus vannamei isolate JL-2024 chromosome 41, ASM4276789v1, whole genome shotgun sequence window:
- the LOC113801167 gene encoding cuticle protein 8-like gives MDVIYDYCFIEISVQPGKRVALNSPEQRMWTPIKAAETLPRHQTSAMSLKGILVACVAAVALADKAPVHHLPPVYNTPTYHAPEPVYHARAHYKEPEYPTVPPKYNYNYGVADGYSGANFGHSESRDGYKTEGSYSVDLPDGRKQTVKYVDNGDGLVAEVSYEGEAQFPEYKPTYKPAPYHAPPKYPVY, from the exons ATGGATGTGATCTATGATTACTGCTTTATAGAAATTTCGGTGCAACCA GGTAAACGAGTGGCCTTGAACTCGCCTGAGCAGAGGATGTGGACCCCTATAAAAGCGGCTGAGACACTTCCTCGCCATCAAACGTCAGCCATGTCTCTCAAG GGTATCCTCGTAGCGTGTGTGGCCGCAGTGGCTCTGGCCGATAAGGCTCCCGTGCACCATCTGCCACCTGTTTACAATACACCCACGTACCACGCTCCCGAACCCGTGTACCATGCCCGTGCCCACTACAAGGAGCCAGAGTACCCCACC GTTCCCCCgaagtacaactacaactacggtgtcgccgacggctactccggcgccaacttcggccactcggagtcccgcgacggctacaagaccgagggcagctactccgtcgacctccccgacggccgcaagcagaccgtcaagtacgtggacaacggcgacggtcttgtagctgaggtcagctacgagggcgaggctcagttCCCCGAGTACAAGCCCACCTACAAGCCCGCTCCCTACCACGCTCCCCCCAAGTACCCCGTGTACTAA
- the LOC113801161 gene encoding cuticle protein 8-like: MSLKVILVACVAAVALADKAPVHHLPPVYAAPTYHAPEPVYHARAHYKEPEYPAVPPKYNYNYGVADGYSGANFGHSESRDGYKTEGSYTVDLPDGRKQTVKYVDNGDGLVAEVSYEGEAQYPEYKPTYKPAPYHAPPKYPVY; the protein is encoded by the exons ATGTCTCTCAAG GTTATCCTCGTAGCGTGTGTGGCCGCAGTGGCTCTGGCCGATAAGGCTCCCGTGCACCATCTGCCACCTGTTTACGCCGCACCTACGTACCACGCTCCCGAACCCGTGTACCATGCCCGTGCCCACTACAAGGAGCCAGAGTACCCCGCC GTTCCCCCgaagtacaactacaactacggcgtcgccgacggctactccggcgccaacttcggccactcggagtcccgcgacggctacaagaccgagggcagctacaccgtcgacctccccgacggccgcaagcagaccgtcaagtacgtggacaacggcgacggtcttgtagctgaggtcagctacgagggcgaggctcagtaccccgagtacaagccCACCTACAAGCCCGCTCCCTACCACGCTCCCCCCAAGTACCCCGTGTACTAA